Below is a window of Desulfovibrionales bacterium DNA.
ATGAGGCCAGGGCCTACGGGGCGGATGCCATCCTGCTCATTGCCGCCATCCTGGGAAACAGAGAGCTGAAGTCGTTTCTTGATTTGACACATGGGCTGGGGATGGAGGCCCTGGTTGAGGTGCATGATGAGCATGAACTCCATCGGGTACTGGAGACCGGAGCCGGCGTGATCGGGATCAATAACCGGAACCTCAAGGACTTTACAGTATCGCTGGAAGCCACCTTTAACCTTTGCCGCAAGATACCGGCGGGGAAGATAATAGTCAGTGAAAGCGGGATTAAAACCCGTTCCGACATTGTCCGGCTGGAAGAGGCCGGGATACAGGCGGTCTTGATCGGAGAGACCTTGATGCGAGCCCCGGACAGGACAAAAGCGATTATGGAGCTGTTAGGAAAAAGTGATCAGGATAAAGGTGTGTGGTATCACTAATATTGAGGATGCGTTGGCGGCCCAGGCCCTTGGGGCAGACGCCATAGGGCTGGTATTTGCCGAAAGCCCCCGCCGGGTGGAGAAAGAACGGGCCCGGAAGATCGTCCATGCCCTGCCTCCCTTTGTGCATTTGGTCGGGGTTTTCGTGGATGAAGAAAAGAGCGTGGTAGAGGAGATAGCTGATTTTTGCCGGTTGACGGTCTTGCAGTTCCACGGGTCGGAATCTCCTGAGTATTGTGCGGGATTTACCCGTCCTGTAATTAAGGCATTTCGCATAAGTCAGAGAGAAGATATCGAACGTATGGAACCGTACCAGGGTAAGGTAAGCGCATTTCTTTTAGACACCTATCACCCCGCGCTTGCCGGCGGTACCGGGCAGGCCTTTGATTGGACTATGGCTAAAGAGGCCGGAAAGATCGGGCCGGTTATCCTGGCCGGCGGCCTTAACCCGGATAATGTCGAGGCTGCCATCCGGGCTGTTAGGCCCTATGCGGTTGATGTGAGCAGCGGCGTGGAGATGTCGCCGGGCAAGAAGGATCATGATAAGATACAGCTGTTTATAGAACGGGCGCAGCAGGCGTAAATCATATAATCAGCCCGTCTTCTGAATTCTGTCTTCTGTATTCTTTCTAAAGGAGGTAAGCATAATGCTTCCAGACAAAAGAGGGCATTTTGGCATGTTTGGGGGACGTTTTGTCCCGGAAACATTGATGCCGGCCCTTATGGAACTCGGGAAAAAATATCACTACTACCGGAAAGACAGGTCCTTTAAGGAAGAGCTCCGCTTCTACCTTACGGAATACACGGGCAGGCCAACCCCGCTTTACTTCTGCAAGCGTCTTACGGAGAAACTAAAAAGGGCCAGGGTCTATTTAAAGCGGGAAGACTTGACCCACACCGGGGCACACAAGATAAATAATACCTTGGGCCAGGTCTTGCTGGCCAGGAAAATGGGCAAAAAGCGGGTTATTGCCGAGACCGGAGCCGGACAGCACGGCGTGGCCACGGCCACCGCTGCGGCCCTTTTGGGCCTGGAGTGCGATGTCTATATGGGCGCGGTGGACATCAAGAGACAGGCCATGAATGTCTTTCGTATGCAGCTACTCGGTGCCAAGGTCATACCTGTGGAACAGGGCAGCAAGACCCTGAAGGACGCTATTAACGAGGCTATCCGGGACTGGGTAACCAACGTTCAAAATACCCATTATGTGATCGGCTCGGTGGTGGGGCCGCATCCTTATCCCATGATAGTCCGTGACTTCCAATCGGTAATCGGTCAGGAGACGCGGCGGCAAATCCTAAAAAAAGAGGGACGCCTTCCCGATGTTATTATAGCCTGCGTGGGCGGCGGGAGTAATGCTATGGGCATCTTTTATCCCTTCCGAAGTGACCCGGTCCGCTTGATCGGCGTGGAGGCGGGTGGGGAGGGCATCCCCTCCGGGCAGCACTCGGCTACCCTCGGTGCCGGAAGCATCGGCGTTCTGCATGGGGCTATGAGCTACCTGCTTCAGACCGCTGACGGCCAGATCAGAGATACCCATTCCGTAGCTGCGGGTCTTGACTATCCCGGTGTGGGGCCGGAACACGCCCATTATCAGGATAGCAAGCGCGCGGAATACGTCTCGGTAACGGATGCCGAGGCATTGGAAGGTTTTAAGCTCCTTTCCGAGACCGAGGGGATTATCCCTGCCTTGGAGAGTGCGCATGCCATCGCCTACGCCGCCAAGATTGTGCCCAGGTTGTCCCGTAAGGATATAGTAGTAATCAACCTCTCCGGCCGGGGAGATAAAGATGTAGAGACCGTAGCCGGTCTTTTAGCAGGAGGTGCTGCATGAGCCGTATAGCAGAGGTTTTTGCCGGCAAGAAAAAAAACAAGAAAGCTGCTCTCATCCCGTTTCTTACCGCCGGTGATCCATCTCTTGACCATACCGCAGAACTGGTGTTGGAGATGGAACGGCAGGGGGCGGATCTAATTGAATTGGGTGTGCCTTTTTCCGATCCCTTAGCCGACGGGCCGACCATCCAGGCCGCCAGCCAGCGTGCCTTGACCCAGGGTGTACGCCTGGAGGACGTCATCGGCCTGGTTCGGAATCTTCGCAGCAAAACCCGTATCCCGCTCGTCCTGATGACTTATTATAATCCGGTCTTGCAGTATGGGTTGAAACGCACGGCCCGGAAAGCAGCTCAAGCCGGCGTGGATGGCTTTATCATCCCTGATCTTCCTCCCGAAGAAGCAGAAGAGTGGAAAAAAGAGGCAGACAAAGCCGGTCTGGACACCATTTTTCTCCTGGCTCCGACCAGTGACCTCGACCGGATTAAGAAGGTTACCCGCTTGAGCAGCGGTTTTATCTACTATGTCTCGGTTACCGGCATAACCGGCGTCAGGAAAGATCTGCCGGGCGATCTTCTGGCTAAGTTAAAATTGGTCAAGAAACACGCTACCGTTCCTGTGTCTGTGGGATTTGGCATCTCCACACCGGAACAGGTGGCCATGCTGGCCCCGCATGCGGACGGCATCATCGTGGGCAGCGCCATTGTAAATCTTATAGCCAGACATGCTGAAGATCCGCAGCTCGTGCCCATCGTGGGCCGATTTGTGGCCCATCTCAAGACCGGGATATAGTAGCTTAATTATATTTGTCCTCTGAGTTTGGTCCAGGCTATCCCTAAATATTCGTAAACAGCCGTTTCCGACTTATGGAGGTTATCCGCATGGGGAAAGAACGAACCAGGGCCTAACGCCTGGTTACTCTTGACCCGATGTCTGGTAGGGGCAGGAATCGGATTCATCCCTAGCTTTTTAAACAGGGACATGGCCCGCGGCATGTGGGAGGCTGAGGTCACCAGGACAAAAGGGGCGCTGCCGACTATAGACTTCATGATGCAGGCCTCATCGTGCGTATCTTTGGGCCTGCTTTCGACAATTATATCGTTCCTATCAACACCAAGTTCCCTGGCAATACCGGCCATAACCTCGGCATTAGGAACCGGGTCAAACACCCTTCCGCCGGACAAAACAAGCTTACTACCCGGTTGCTTCCGGTAAATTCGAATTCCCTCTGCCAGACGAACCATGGAAGAATCATCTATCTGACTGGTCATGGGAAGTTTTGGGTCAGAGGTATGCCCTCCGCCCAGGACGACAACAAACCTTGGCGGATATTTAGGCCCATCCGCCGCACCTTCAGTAACATAAGTCTTGTATCTGTTTTCGAGGGGATGCAGGAGCCGGTCAGATATAAACCCATAGCTTAAAAGCGTCAGGGTAATTAAGCCGATAGATATAAGCGCCTTGCCCAGCCTTTGTCTTCGCGTGAAGTACAGCAGGAATAATCCTGTAAGGGAAATTTCAAGGCACAAGGGTAGCGGGAGCAAAAGTTGAGAGATTATTTTTTTTAGCAGAAACATAAGCATATCCCTATCGATGATAATCGTATTGTCAAAAGATTAACCACAGAGCACACCGAGAAGAGACGGTTTCAACCGTTTGAGCGGTTTAAGCTGCTTGAACTGTTATAAGCGGTTTAACAAATGATGATGGCCACGTAACTTCAAAACAGTATGGCGGCCTACTGTAAAATTCCAACCTGCGGTGGGCACGCCTCGTCGTGCTCCCTCTCTCTAATCGCACATTTTTTTTCAAAGCCGGCGTATAGAGATTTCAGCCGGGCTTTCTGCCGCTCCACAGTCGGCGGGATGGATGCCAGGTTTTCTCCCGGATAGGGCTGCTTTCGCCCAATATCAAGGCAAAAATCCATACTTTTTTCGAGATGGTCCTTGAATTCCCGCAGGTTTTTGATTTCTTTGGGCGTGTGTTGACTGCGAGCCACCTGTTTTTCGAAGTAATCCACGTACAGCACGATTTCGTTGGCAAACATGTGCGGCCGCTGAGATGAAACCAGGGACGGGCTCCGCCCGTAGATGTGATCCACCATCTCTTGCAAGGTGTAAATTCCGTTGAACCAGGCGAGGTTAGGGCCGGGGCATATACACTGGGGCGCATCTTTGGCCTCGGCGATTCCCAGGGCGATGAGGGCTCCATTTCCCAGATGATCGCAGATACAGGCCCTTTCCATGATCTCCTCACGCAGCCTTTCTTTCTCAGCCTCCGGAAGCCCCATCTGGTTTATCTCTTTCAGCTTATTTTTCTGGAATTGTCTGGAGGCAAGACATATAGGTTTTTTAGTAAATTCGGTGTTGGATATCAGATAACCCTTGGCACAGGGAGAGCCCGGCCTGCCCTCCGCCGCCATCTTGCGCAGCCACAGTTCTGACCCGGTGTTGCGCACATTGTTGAAAGGAATTCCGAGAGGGGAGGCGCCGCTAATGTAGAGATCAGTTTCTCCGGCCTGCCTTAATAACTCACGGGTAGGGGCATCCACACAGGTGGCTTCAGGGACCAGGAGAAACGGGGTGCCCCATCCGGTCAGGTCCATACCGAAGTCTTCCTGCAGCCTGCGCACCTCTCCGTGGTTGCCGATACCACCCTGAACAGTGATGAGTGGGCCGGTTTCCAGACCCGGTTCCGGATAGGTCCAGCCCATATCCCGGTAGTGCCTGAGTATCAGCGGTTTAAATTCTGCGGCCAGTTGCCCGCGTTTTTCCTTGAATTCCTGGAGAATGCCGGGGAGTAAAATTCCGTTGGTGGGAAAGGCATGCCCTCCGCAATTAAGTCCTGATTCAACGCGGAATTCATGCACCTCCAATCCCTTTTTCGCCAGGAACTTCCCCTGGATGAGTGCGGAGCGGAAGTCGCTCACCTTGAGGATTATCTTCTTTTTGACCTCACCCCGTTCATCCCGGTAAAAATCCCGGAACCGGGTCATGTAGGTGTAAAGGCTCTGGTTAATCCCGGCGGAAAATACGATGCCGGACCTGAGGCTGCTATCGGCATAGCCTTTAAGGGCTGTTTTGGCGTCGCTGAATTCATCATCGCGGGGGTGGCCGTTTCTGTCAAAGGTGTTGTCCAGTTTGACCATAATATTGACGTCAATAGAGCCGGCGTGCATTCTACGGGTCAGATCCCTTTCCAGCGCATCTCGTTCCGGCCCGGCGTGCATATCCAACAGCCTGCTGTAATCCTTTTTCAGGGGGCTTTCATCCGGTAACAGCTCAAAATACTTCCTCTTGTCGTTGTCTGCGAAGAAGGGTTGTTGCCGGATGTCCTCCATTCTAAGCCGAACGATTTCCCGAACGACTTCGAGGTAAGCAGTGATCCTTTTTGCCCTGCCATGCTCTTCGTGCCTTGGGATTTCGACGTATGGTAAATTGTATTTTTCGCTGTAGTATTTGCGGATTTGTTCGAGCAAAATATCATCTACCAATGAAATAACGGAAGAGATACCCAGCGGAGCCACACGGATGGGCGTGTCAACAGAGTGCCCGGTACCCATGACCGGGATGTGAAAGGTGTGGTAATAGTCTATCATGTACGCCCCTTTTTGTTCGGTCGAACCGATACAATGCCTTCGAAAAGGCGCAATACGCAATATGTTACAGCAACCTGCGGTAAGATTCCATAAATCTGTTAAAAAGTCAATGGAGTTCAGGAAGATGTCCCGGGCAGGCCTCCGATAATTTATCTTCTTACCAGGCTGATTATAAAGGTGAGTAAAAAGCAGAGCGATGCCGTGAGGATGATAGAGGCGCCGGTGGCCATATCGGTGTAGAAGGAGATTACCAGCCCGGAGATACCGGATACCCAGGCAAAAACCAGAGCGTACCAGAACATCTGGCGGACGTTCCGGCTGACATTTCGGGCGCTGGCCGGGGGGACAATAAGGAGCGCGGTGATAAGCAGCATGCCGATAGTTCTTATACCCACGGTTACCACCACGGCCAGGATTATGGCAAAAATGTAGTTATAGATCTTGACCGGGATGTCTTGTGAGCGCGCCAATGGTTCGTTGATCCCGGTGAGTAGGAGGCGGTTATAGCTAAGGGCTATGAAGATAAGAACGACTGCGAACAGGGCGAAAGTGACGGCTATCTCCATTTCTGCTATGGTGAGGACGTCACCAAAGAGGAAAGGGGAAAGGGTCTGGGAGAGACCTTTGCGAGTGCTGATTATGGCGATACCCAGGGCGATGGTGGCGGCAAAAAAGACGCCGATTATGGTGTCCATAGGGAGATCGGAACGGGTTTTAAACTTGGCGATGCCCAAGGCTACCAGGACCCCGAATACGACCATGGTCAGGAGCGGATTTATGTTTAAAAGCAGGCCGAGGGCGATACCGGCAAAGGCCGAATGAGAGATGGCATCACTGAAAAAGGCCATACGGTAATTTACCACCTGTATGCCGACGATGGCGCAGAGCGGGGTTATGAGCATGATTTCCAGAAAGGCCCTTTTCATAAAGAGAGAAGCGGCCCAGGCGAATGGGAGGGCGGTGTCCAGAAGGCTGTAGATTGTGGCGAAGAGAGATTCCATAGTCATAGGTTATTTATGGTGCAAGGGATGGATACAGGTCGTAGATGCGCCGGGGCGTATATCCTGGCCGTGCCGGTACAGACCGGCGTGGGGGCCATAGACGGCCATGATATTTTCCGGTGTCAATACTTCCGGCGCTCCACCCTGGCACTGGACGGTTCGGTTAAGGCAGATGACGTGTTCGGCATGGCCGGTCACTATGGAAAGATCATGCGAGACAATCACCATGGTTAAGTGGCCTTCCCTCTGCACCCGGGTCATAAATTCACAGAACAGGACTTCTCCGGAGACGTCGACCCCCGTGGCCGGTTCGTCCAGAAGCAGGATTTCCGGATCCCGCGAGATAGCCATGGCCAGCATAACCCGCTGCAGTTCTCCGCCGGATAGCCGTCCGATCTGACGCTCGCGCAAGTGTTCCACACCGATCTCACGGAGGGCTTCCAGGGCCTTGTCTCTTTTTGCCTGTTGGTAGCCCAGCCAGAGGGGGCGCCGTTGGGAAGAAAGGGTGAGAAAATCGAGGACGGTGAGCGGCAACCCGCGATCAAAATCCAGGCGCTGCGGAACGTAACCGATGCGGGGTCTGGCTGTTTCCCGCCGGCCGTCCCGGAGAAAGAATATCTCCCCTTCATGCGGGATGACACCGAGGATGGCCAGTATCAGCGTAGTCTTCCCGGCACCGTTGGGGCCGATCAGGGCCGTAATTTTGCCCTTAGGGATGCCGGCGCTGACATTCTTTAGAAGAGACACACGATTTACAGTTACGCTTACATTTACAAGTTCGATAGCTGTGTTGGCCATCAGTTAATTCTCCTGCCAGGGCTTTTTGTATAATAGCAAGGTTTGCGTGCATGACCTTTTCATAGTAATCAAGCCCGATAGTTCCTTGAGCAGTGGTTACCGGGTCTAAGACATAAAACGGGACCCCGGTTTCATGGCTCAAGACCTGGGCCAGGCGGGGCGGATACTGGGGTTCGGCAAAAATGGCGGCGACCTTCTCTTTTTGTATGGTCTGGATTAATTTGTTCAATTTCCCGGCAGATGGCGGTTGGCCGGGATCTTCTTCGATATAAGCGACTACCGTAAGGCCAAGGTCGCGAGCCAGGTAATCAAAAACGTTATGGAAGGCAACCACCTTTCGTTTTTTAATCCTACAGGCGGCGTCTTTGACCCCGGAGATGAGTTTTTCCAGCCGTGCCGTAAAATTTGCGGCGTTTTTGCGGTAGAGTACAGAATGTTTCAGGTCTATGGCGGAAAGAGACTCGGCAATATTTCTAACTTGAACCGCGGCCAGAGCCGGGCTGGTCCATACGTGGGCATTGATCCGGCCGGGATGATGTTCATGGCCATGGTGGCTGTGGCCTTCTTTCGCTTCCAGAGGTGTAATCCCTCTTGAAGCATCTATGATCTTAATATCAGGGTTTGCTGCCTGAACAGGGCGGCCGGCAAATTCTTCCATGCCGAGACCATTGATGACCAGAACGGAGGATGCAGCGATCTTCTTCAAGTCGCCCGGTGTCAAGGTATAGTCATGCGGACAACCCGTGCCCGGAGGGAGCAT
It encodes the following:
- the trpB gene encoding tryptophan synthase subunit beta codes for the protein MLPDKRGHFGMFGGRFVPETLMPALMELGKKYHYYRKDRSFKEELRFYLTEYTGRPTPLYFCKRLTEKLKRARVYLKREDLTHTGAHKINNTLGQVLLARKMGKKRVIAETGAGQHGVATATAAALLGLECDVYMGAVDIKRQAMNVFRMQLLGAKVIPVEQGSKTLKDAINEAIRDWVTNVQNTHYVIGSVVGPHPYPMIVRDFQSVIGQETRRQILKKEGRLPDVIIACVGGGSNAMGIFYPFRSDPVRLIGVEAGGEGIPSGQHSATLGAGSIGVLHGAMSYLLQTADGQIRDTHSVAAGLDYPGVGPEHAHYQDSKRAEYVSVTDAEALEGFKLLSETEGIIPALESAHAIAYAAKIVPRLSRKDIVVINLSGRGDKDVETVAGLLAGGAA
- the trpC gene encoding indole-3-glycerol phosphate synthase TrpC is translated as MILDKIVAHKRLEVARRREEEPIPVLMQEIGRLAAPRSLSSALTAGGGINIIAEIKRASPSAGMIAGNIDPSSVAMEYEMGGAAAISVLTDREFFAGDIAFLPQVRRTVSLPVLRKDFLIDPYQVYEARAYGADAILLIAAILGNRELKSFLDLTHGLGMEALVEVHDEHELHRVLETGAGVIGINNRNLKDFTVSLEATFNLCRKIPAGKIIVSESGIKTRSDIVRLEEAGIQAVLIGETLMRAPDRTKAIMELLGKSDQDKGVWYH
- the elyC gene encoding envelope biogenesis factor ElyC; this translates as MFLLKKIISQLLLPLPLCLEISLTGLFLLYFTRRQRLGKALISIGLITLTLLSYGFISDRLLHPLENRYKTYVTEGAADGPKYPPRFVVVLGGGHTSDPKLPMTSQIDDSSMVRLAEGIRIYRKQPGSKLVLSGGRVFDPVPNAEVMAGIARELGVDRNDIIVESRPKDTHDEACIMKSIVGSAPFVLVTSASHMPRAMSLFKKLGMNPIPAPTRHRVKSNQALGPGSFFPHADNLHKSETAVYEYLGIAWTKLRGQI
- a CDS encoding metal ABC transporter substrate-binding protein, with the protein product MRKLISLAVCFIISLALFVCPMPAHASSSQGGENLRILASFLPIYIFTNNVVRGIPGVSVELMLPPGTGCPHDYTLTPGDLKKIAASSVLVINGLGMEEFAGRPVQAANPDIKIIDASRGITPLEAKEGHSHHGHEHHPGRINAHVWTSPALAAVQVRNIAESLSAIDLKHSVLYRKNAANFTARLEKLISGVKDAACRIKKRKVVAFHNVFDYLARDLGLTVVAYIEEDPGQPPSAGKLNKLIQTIQKEKVAAIFAEPQYPPRLAQVLSHETGVPFYVLDPVTTAQGTIGLDYYEKVMHANLAIIQKALAGELTDGQHSYRTCKCKRNCKSCVSSKECQRRHP
- a CDS encoding metal ABC transporter permease, with amino-acid sequence MESLFATIYSLLDTALPFAWAASLFMKRAFLEIMLITPLCAIVGIQVVNYRMAFFSDAISHSAFAGIALGLLLNINPLLTMVVFGVLVALGIAKFKTRSDLPMDTIIGVFFAATIALGIAIISTRKGLSQTLSPFLFGDVLTIAEMEIAVTFALFAVVLIFIALSYNRLLLTGINEPLARSQDIPVKIYNYIFAIILAVVVTVGIRTIGMLLITALLIVPPASARNVSRNVRQMFWYALVFAWVSGISGLVISFYTDMATGASIILTASLCFLLTFIISLVRR
- a CDS encoding metal ABC transporter ATP-binding protein, whose protein sequence is MANTAIELVNVSVTVNRVSLLKNVSAGIPKGKITALIGPNGAGKTTLILAILGVIPHEGEIFFLRDGRRETARPRIGYVPQRLDFDRGLPLTVLDFLTLSSQRRPLWLGYQQAKRDKALEALREIGVEHLRERQIGRLSGGELQRVMLAMAISRDPEILLLDEPATGVDVSGEVLFCEFMTRVQREGHLTMVIVSHDLSIVTGHAEHVICLNRTVQCQGGAPEVLTPENIMAVYGPHAGLYRHGQDIRPGASTTCIHPLHHK
- the trpA gene encoding tryptophan synthase subunit alpha translates to MSRIAEVFAGKKKNKKAALIPFLTAGDPSLDHTAELVLEMERQGADLIELGVPFSDPLADGPTIQAASQRALTQGVRLEDVIGLVRNLRSKTRIPLVLMTYYNPVLQYGLKRTARKAAQAGVDGFIIPDLPPEEAEEWKKEADKAGLDTIFLLAPTSDLDRIKKVTRLSSGFIYYVSVTGITGVRKDLPGDLLAKLKLVKKHATVPVSVGFGISTPEQVAMLAPHADGIIVGSAIVNLIARHAEDPQLVPIVGRFVAHLKTGI
- a CDS encoding phosphoribosylanthranilate isomerase; protein product: MIRIKVCGITNIEDALAAQALGADAIGLVFAESPRRVEKERARKIVHALPPFVHLVGVFVDEEKSVVEEIADFCRLTVLQFHGSESPEYCAGFTRPVIKAFRISQREDIERMEPYQGKVSAFLLDTYHPALAGGTGQAFDWTMAKEAGKIGPVILAGGLNPDNVEAAIRAVRPYAVDVSSGVEMSPGKKDHDKIQLFIERAQQA